A window from Labrus mixtus chromosome 14, fLabMix1.1, whole genome shotgun sequence encodes these proteins:
- the LOC132988530 gene encoding collagenase 3-like has protein sequence MKSYSLCIILSLALTAHCAPASPVTVQDEGFAESYLKNFFNLTEETGPTIRRGISPVTKKLSEMQRFFGLQITGTLDADTLAMMKKPRCGVPDGKIARFSTFGSNLKWQTNRLTYRIENYTPDMSVSQIDDSIEKALQVWANVTPLRFTRIKSGTADIMISFGSRSHGDYYPFDGPGNTLAHAFAPSLGIGGDAHFDDDETFTFRSDRGFVLFMVAAHEFGHSLGLSHSDDPGALMYPTYSYRNPDTFVLPRDDVNGIQSLYGPNSDKDPARPEPEPPTTPDSCDSTMVLDAVTTLRGEMIFFKDSFFWRSNPQSATAEQKLITSFWPNAPSNLDAAYESRQSDRIYLFKGRRVWAFSGYKPVRGYPKKLTIFGFPRGVTKIDAALYDAESGKTLFFVGNNYFSYDEARRRMDQGFPKRVDQTFSGLTGKVTAAFQYRGFTYIYSGPYMFEYHLRSKRLFRVLRNSYFLRCSNF, from the exons ATGAAGTCATACAGCCTGTGCATCATACTAAGCCTTGCTCTCACAGCTCACTGTGCTCCAGCATCACCAGTCACCGTGCAGGATGAAGGTTTTGCAGAG AGCTACCTGAAGAATTTCTTCAACCTTACGGAGGAGACGGGTCCGACTATCAGACGAGGAATCAGCCCTGTGACCAAGAAGCTGAGTGAGATGCAGAGATTCTTTGGTCTCCAGATCACCGGCACCCTGGATGCAGACACCTTAGCAATGATGAAGAAGCCCCGCTGCGGCGTTCCAGACGGAAAAATTGCTCGATTCTCCACCTTTGGAAGCAACCTCAAGTGGCAGACAAACAGGCTCACCTACAG GATCGAGAACTACACACCTGACATGTCTGTATCACAAATTGATGACTCCATAGAGAAAGCGCTTCAGGTTTGGGCCAATGTCACTCCTCTGAGATTCACAAGGATCAAAAGTGGCACGGCTGACATCATGATCTCCTTTGGCAGCAGAT CACATGGTGATTATTACCCCTTTGATGGCCCTGGTAACACTCTGGCCCACGCCTTCGCCCCGTCTCTTGGCATTGGAGGAGATGCTCactttgatgatgatgagaccTTCACTTTCCGCTCAGACAGAG GATTCGTCCTCTTCATGGTGGCCGCCCATGAGTTCGGTCACTCTCTGGGATTGTCTCACTCTGATGATCCTGGTGCTCTCATGTACCCCACGTACTCATACAGAAACCCTGACACCTTCGTGCTGCCGCGGGACGACGTCAACGGAATCCAGTCTCTCTATG GTCCAAACTCTGATAAGGATCCTGCTCGTCCTGAACCTGAGCCCCCCACCACCCCTGATTCCTGTGATTCCACCATGGTGTTAGACGCTGTCACCACCCTGCGAGGAGAGATGATCTTCTTCAAGGACAG CTTCTTCTGGCGTAGCAACCCTCAGAGTGCGACAGCTGAGCAGAAACTCATCACAAGCTTCTGGCCCAATGCTCCCTCCAACCTCGACGCCGCATACGAAAGCCGACAGTCGGACAGAATCTATCTCTTTAAAG gtcGTAGGGTGTGGGCCTTCAGTGGCTATAAACCCGTGCGTGGCTATCCTAAAAAGCTAACCATTTTTGGTTTTCCAAGAGGTGTGACGAAAATTGATGCAGCCCTCTATGATGCAGAATCAGGAAAGACTCTGTTCTTTGTGGGCAACAATTACTTCAG CTATGACGAGGCCAGAAGGAGAATGGATCAGGGATTTCCGAAGAGGGTGGATCAGACCTTCAGTGGTCTGACGGGGAAGGTGACTGCAGCTTTCCAGTACAGAG GTTTTACTTACATCTACAGTGGACCGTACATGTTTGAGTACCACCTGCGGAGCAAGAGGTTGTTCCGTGTGCTGAGGAACAGCTACTTCCTGCGTTGCTCAAACTTCTAG